A region from the Pseudomonas sp. P8_229 genome encodes:
- a CDS encoding DUF4280 domain-containing protein encodes MGCPQVCASATLQCSFGAAPAVLNVLPVNRTLTGGMPAANIMDHIPLVNILPFGVCMSMANPMVAAATAAALGVLTPMPCIPATATPWIPGGAPTLLLGGMPAIDANSTLMCNWAGVIKIVMPGQMQMLIP; translated from the coding sequence ATGGGCTGTCCGCAAGTCTGTGCCAGCGCCACCCTGCAATGCAGTTTCGGCGCCGCCCCGGCGGTGCTCAACGTGTTGCCGGTCAACCGCACGCTGACCGGCGGGATGCCGGCGGCGAACATCATGGATCACATACCGCTGGTCAATATCCTGCCGTTCGGGGTGTGCATGAGCATGGCCAATCCGATGGTGGCGGCAGCGACGGCTGCGGCGCTGGGCGTACTGACGCCGATGCCGTGCATCCCGGCGACCGCCACGCCGTGGATTCCCGGCGGCGCGCCGACACTGTTATTGGGCGGCATGCCGGCGATCGATGCCAACAGCACCTTGATGTGCAACTGGGCGGGGGTGATCAAGATCGTG